From Paraburkholderia hayleyella, a single genomic window includes:
- a CDS encoding type VI secretion system Vgr family protein, translating to MALFDVPRTLSLSGAALPTYGAQPVFTLVKISGGETLGELFTYTLELKTPDALAFSPSIAANINLDRLIGTEVTVSIQLEGKGHFIPGLAGNAGQANIGAGTREITGVVSDAAILREAGRSIVYALTLRPWLWLASTNCDCRLFQDMSVIEITDAVLGAYPFPVEKRLTTPRPNKVWPRREIQRQHFESDWTFLQRLWEEWGIFYFFEHSEGRHRLVLCDSVAAFKPLSEAYRTIRYEAPNSRRIDEEHIHELSVSHALTAGAVTGVDYDYTWPRADLTVKRENPRDTGLAQQERYTWGDHAQPQAGAAGLSGDHNDPRTEAQYLTQVQMQAYRCQGLRASGRGNLRGVVAGQTFMLSHYPQDAANREYAVVTSKLTIEDTGEVSGSGQRYQCDADFVLQPVSEQFRLLRTVEKPRITGVEYAVVTSPENHEIWTDAYGRVKLQFLWDRLGQHDQQSSCWVRVAGAWRGDQFGEVFLPRRGHEVEVAFINGDPDLPLVVGSAPNAFNMPPFALPKNQALAGYRSRELGGRRANTLAFDDTNGKIQAHLSSDESSSQLSLGYITRIAGNAGRQDERGIGWELATHAWGALRASKGMLISTETRDGASAPVKEMRETVERLEAAQQLHEALAQSAQQNEAQDADGHQADVAQTIKAQNEQIRGQGAMEGNTFPQLSEPHLLIDGKAGVEITTPATVHVAAQQVAVTTEGHVGLASGRSFFVTVRDTIRLFAQTAPIHFVAAAADIVLNALTASIVARAKKRILLESEEILLHAKKFRVEVEGSFLQMDSDGITQGTSGAWVAHAAVHDMPGPKDQRVELAPRKICIDCLTRAAHGGAALVPR from the coding sequence ATGGCCTTGTTTGATGTACCACGAACCCTGTCGCTGAGCGGCGCCGCGTTGCCCACGTATGGCGCTCAACCGGTTTTTACGTTGGTCAAGATCAGCGGCGGCGAAACCCTTGGCGAGCTATTTACATACACGCTCGAACTGAAAACACCGGATGCGCTCGCGTTCTCGCCCAGTATCGCGGCGAATATCAATCTAGACAGGCTCATTGGCACCGAAGTAACCGTTTCGATCCAGCTCGAAGGCAAAGGGCATTTCATTCCAGGGCTGGCAGGTAACGCAGGCCAGGCGAACATCGGGGCGGGCACGCGCGAGATTACCGGTGTGGTCAGTGACGCGGCCATCTTGCGTGAAGCGGGCCGCTCGATCGTCTATGCGCTGACGTTGCGGCCCTGGCTCTGGCTGGCGAGCACAAATTGCGATTGCCGCCTCTTCCAGGACATGTCGGTGATCGAGATCACCGATGCCGTACTTGGCGCTTATCCATTCCCCGTCGAAAAGCGTCTGACGACGCCAAGGCCGAACAAGGTCTGGCCCAGGCGCGAGATTCAGCGCCAGCATTTCGAAAGCGACTGGACGTTTTTGCAGCGGTTATGGGAAGAGTGGGGCATCTTCTATTTTTTCGAGCACAGCGAAGGCCGGCATCGGCTGGTGTTGTGCGATTCGGTGGCGGCGTTCAAGCCGCTCAGCGAGGCTTACCGCACGATTCGCTATGAGGCGCCGAATAGTCGCCGCATCGACGAGGAGCACATTCATGAACTGTCGGTTTCGCATGCGCTCACCGCAGGGGCAGTGACCGGGGTCGATTACGACTACACGTGGCCGCGCGCCGATCTCACGGTCAAGCGCGAAAACCCGCGCGACACCGGCCTGGCCCAGCAGGAACGTTACACATGGGGCGACCATGCGCAGCCGCAGGCAGGCGCGGCTGGCCTGTCAGGCGACCATAACGATCCGCGAACCGAGGCGCAATATCTGACGCAGGTGCAGATGCAGGCATACCGCTGTCAGGGATTGAGGGCCTCTGGCAGGGGGAACCTGCGCGGTGTCGTGGCGGGTCAGACATTCATGCTGTCGCACTATCCGCAGGATGCAGCCAATCGTGAATATGCGGTCGTCACGAGCAAGCTGACGATCGAGGATACCGGCGAAGTGTCCGGCTCAGGTCAGCGCTATCAGTGCGATGCGGACTTCGTCCTTCAGCCTGTCAGTGAACAGTTCCGGCTGCTGCGCACGGTGGAAAAGCCGCGCATTACCGGTGTCGAGTATGCCGTCGTCACAAGCCCCGAGAACCATGAAATCTGGACCGATGCCTATGGCCGGGTGAAGCTTCAGTTCTTGTGGGACCGGCTCGGCCAGCACGATCAGCAATCGAGTTGCTGGGTACGCGTTGCCGGCGCGTGGCGCGGCGACCAGTTCGGCGAGGTCTTTTTGCCGCGTCGCGGGCATGAGGTCGAAGTCGCGTTCATCAATGGCGATCCGGATTTGCCGCTTGTCGTGGGTAGCGCACCCAACGCGTTCAACATGCCGCCGTTCGCTTTGCCGAAAAACCAGGCGCTGGCAGGCTACCGCAGCCGCGAGCTCGGCGGCCGACGGGCGAACACGCTTGCCTTCGACGATACCAACGGAAAAATACAGGCGCATTTGTCGAGCGACGAAAGCAGCTCGCAGCTCAGTCTTGGCTATATCACGCGGATCGCGGGTAACGCAGGGCGGCAGGATGAGCGCGGTATCGGGTGGGAACTGGCCACTCACGCGTGGGGGGCACTACGCGCCAGCAAGGGCATGCTGATTAGCACCGAGACGCGGGATGGCGCATCGGCCCCCGTCAAGGAAATGCGTGAAACGGTTGAGCGGCTGGAGGCTGCGCAGCAACTGCATGAGGCCTTGGCACAAAGCGCGCAGCAAAACGAAGCACAGGATGCGGACGGGCATCAGGCTGACGTGGCACAGACGATCAAGGCACAAAACGAACAGATCCGCGGACAAGGTGCAATGGAGGGCAACACTTTTCCGCAACTCTCCGAACCGCATCTGCTGATTGACGGCAAGGCCGGCGTTGAAATTACCACGCCGGCGACCGTGCACGTGGCGGCGCAACAGGTCGCGGTGACGACCGAAGGTCATGTCGGCCTTGCCAGTGGACGCAGTTTTTTTGTGACAGTGCGAGACACCATTCGGCTTTTTGCCCAGACCGCGCCGATTCACTTCGTAGCCGCTGCGGCGGACATTGTGCTGAACGCGCTGACGGCGTCGATTGTTGCGAGGGCAAAGAAGCGGATTCTTCTGGAAAGCGAAGAAATTCTTTTGCATGCAAAAAAATTCCGGGTCGAAGTTGAAGGCAGTTTTTTGCAGATGGATTCAGACGGCATCACGCAGGGTACGTCCGGCGCATGGGTGGCGCATGCGGCCGTTCACGACATGCCAGGGCCGAAGGATCAGAGAGTCGAGCTTGCGCCCAGAAAGATCTGTATTGATTGTCTGACGAGGGCGGCTCATGGCGGGGCAGCGCTCGTGCCACGTTAA